One region of Candidatus Electrothrix rattekaaiensis genomic DNA includes:
- a CDS encoding TetR/AcrR family transcriptional regulator codes for MPGKKLSRREREKQQQRKEMLEAAMQLFAEKGYHNASMQEIAEHAEFAVGTLYKFFKNKEDMYKALITEQADRFHEALGAALEVSQDEIEQLRNYIQVKGEVFMHNDSFIRLYFAETRGASFNIKAGLDSELRDLHYQMVQRVAAVFARGMERGRFQRIAEPYHLAVALDSLCNAFLTSWLEDRDTYPESPDIMLNIFFQGLLVPESPVIFEGTTNTTLE; via the coding sequence ATGCCGGGAAAAAAACTCTCTCGCCGGGAACGGGAAAAGCAGCAGCAGCGCAAGGAGATGCTTGAAGCCGCTATGCAGCTCTTTGCTGAAAAAGGCTATCATAATGCCTCAATGCAGGAAATAGCCGAGCATGCTGAGTTTGCTGTGGGCACTCTGTACAAGTTCTTCAAAAATAAGGAAGACATGTACAAAGCCCTGATTACCGAACAGGCAGATCGTTTTCATGAGGCCCTTGGCGCGGCTCTGGAGGTGTCACAGGACGAGATTGAGCAGTTACGCAATTATATCCAGGTAAAGGGAGAGGTCTTTATGCATAACGACTCCTTTATCCGCCTGTATTTTGCCGAGACACGGGGCGCAAGCTTTAACATTAAGGCGGGATTGGACAGTGAGTTGCGGGATCTGCATTATCAAATGGTGCAACGTGTTGCCGCTGTCTTTGCTCGGGGTATGGAAAGGGGCCGGTTTCAACGGATTGCCGAACCGTATCATCTGGCGGTTGCCTTGGACAGTCTCTGTAATGCCTTTCTCACCAGCTGGCTGGAAGACCGTGACACCTATCCTGAATCCCCAGACATTATGTTAAATATTTTCTTTCAGGGACTCCTTGTTCCTGAATCCCCTGTTATTTTTGAGGGAACAACGAATACTACCCTGGAGTAA
- a CDS encoding efflux RND transporter periplasmic adaptor subunit — MINLHTLRTWSLLFAALAGSLLLSGCEQKGLPGWLEPLASLFPAKKQQQSPGPQRPAPAVSFIIMQPQQVVLTNELPGRTSAFRTAEIRPQVSGIIQERLFIEGSNVNAGDVLYRLDPSSFQAALDNAEANLLASTKAVDRSRAALRASQADIGRIKAKLSLARSDSKRYEQSFKQKIVSAAQRDQAATGAVVAEADLASAQAQVESSRSAIAAAQAAVQQAEAAVQTAEINLGYTKVTAPISGRIGISNVTEGAVVTAYQPKPMAVIQQMDPIYADVPQAATKMLSLQKEGLEEGGEEQNTVKLLLEDGTAYPQDGTLQFSDVTVDPTTGSVTLRAVFANPDRLLLPGMFVRTVIQEGIREQALLVPQQGVSRSPKGEPFALVVNAESKAEYRPLVLERAIDDQWLVTKGLAPGDKVIVEGLLMLRPGTVVNATPFGEKPEGGGAPPEKGGAGH; from the coding sequence ATGATTAATCTACATACCTTACGCACATGGAGCCTCTTGTTCGCGGCTCTGGCAGGCAGTCTTTTGCTGTCCGGCTGTGAGCAGAAGGGCCTGCCCGGTTGGCTGGAACCGCTGGCCAGCTTGTTTCCAGCAAAAAAGCAGCAACAGAGCCCAGGGCCGCAACGTCCTGCACCGGCAGTGTCTTTTATTATTATGCAGCCGCAGCAGGTTGTGCTGACGAACGAACTGCCCGGTCGGACCTCGGCTTTCCGGACGGCGGAAATTCGACCTCAGGTCAGCGGTATTATCCAGGAACGCCTGTTCATTGAAGGCTCGAATGTCAATGCGGGTGATGTTCTGTACCGGCTTGATCCGTCTTCGTTCCAGGCCGCATTAGACAATGCCGAAGCCAATCTCTTGGCCTCAACAAAGGCTGTTGATCGGTCCAGAGCGGCTCTTAGGGCAAGTCAGGCTGATATTGGCCGAATCAAGGCCAAGCTGTCCCTGGCCCGATCTGACAGCAAACGCTATGAGCAGTCTTTTAAGCAGAAGATCGTTTCTGCGGCCCAGCGCGACCAAGCCGCAACCGGGGCTGTGGTGGCTGAGGCTGACTTGGCATCTGCCCAGGCCCAGGTGGAAAGCAGTCGCAGTGCAATTGCTGCTGCCCAGGCCGCAGTTCAGCAGGCAGAGGCAGCTGTGCAAACCGCTGAGATCAATCTTGGCTATACTAAGGTCACCGCGCCTATCTCCGGTCGAATCGGTATTTCCAATGTGACTGAGGGCGCAGTGGTCACGGCCTATCAGCCGAAACCGATGGCTGTTATTCAGCAGATGGATCCCATTTATGCTGATGTGCCCCAGGCAGCAACCAAGATGCTTTCTTTGCAAAAAGAGGGGCTTGAAGAAGGAGGTGAGGAGCAGAATACAGTGAAACTCCTGCTGGAAGACGGTACTGCTTATCCGCAGGACGGTACCCTCCAGTTCAGCGATGTGACTGTTGATCCGACTACGGGATCTGTTACCCTGCGTGCGGTTTTTGCTAACCCGGATCGGCTGCTCCTGCCGGGCATGTTTGTCCGCACGGTTATCCAGGAGGGCATCCGGGAGCAGGCTTTGCTGGTGCCCCAGCAAGGGGTTTCCCGCTCACCTAAGGGTGAGCCCTTTGCCCTTGTCGTCAACGCGGAGAGCAAGGCTGAATATCGCCCATTGGTGCTTGAGCGGGCCATTGATGATCAGTGGCTGGTGACCAAGGGGCTTGCACCGGGTGATAAGGTGATTGTCGAAGGGCTACTGATGCTACGTCCTGGTACGGTGGTTAATGCAACGCCTTTTGGGGAGAAACCGGAGGGTGGTGGTGCTCCGCCGGAGAAGGGTGGAGCGGGGCATTGA
- a CDS encoding DUF2442 domain-containing protein, whose product MELLLDVIRVVPQKDRTLLLTFENNEQRIFDMIPYLGKKPFLQLKKLPLFMKAKAENGTVVWPGNIDIAPETLWDYSRAVWELKNGSVQERIDR is encoded by the coding sequence ATGGAACTGTTGCTGGATGTTATCCGCGTTGTGCCGCAAAAAGACAGGACATTGCTGCTCACCTTTGAAAATAACGAGCAGCGCATTTTTGATATGATACCGTATCTTGGGAAAAAGCCCTTTCTTCAGCTGAAGAAGCTGCCGTTGTTTATGAAGGCAAAAGCTGAGAACGGCACGGTTGTCTGGCCGGGCAATATTGATATTGCCCCGGAGACGCTTTGGGATTATTCGAGGGCTGTTTGGGAGTTGAAAAATGGATCTGTGCAAGAAAGAATTGATCGATGA